One genomic segment of Oleidesulfovibrio alaskensis DSM 16109 includes these proteins:
- a CDS encoding heavy metal translocating P-type ATPase: MKNRVRIKHSVAGRVRFYVQALRRNDILADSVCSAMLQYDGIEHVRANTACSSLVVFFVPAQMSVHDVTAGLEAVMAQNHAARQPVCEPACASGLCGGVACRTTRTGCDPVRPAARKFAVLSALMGGVFVRRTVLGLPLAVTAFSPLGLVTVAACVPLFRQAYRQIRQRRFTLEAFLGASCVAAVAAGEAVTALEVLWINSGADLLKAWITERSRKSISDILTVTTHHTFVLVDGVEVEADVASLRCGDVVVFHTGEKICVDGEIVDGEALIDESPITGRPDFVPRTVGDEVLAGVFVRQGVIYVRARCVGDRTYLARMLRRVEDALEHRAPIEGAADRLAARLVKLGFAATAATFVFTGSAWRAFTVMLVMACPCATVLAASTAVSAAMSAAARRNILIKGGRYLEEAGKADVVCFDKTGTLTGTAPVLADMVVFASENTAGAAGQPEDLLLRLSMSVEMHNHHPLAQAIKAEAERRGLQPEPHAVCEYFLGKGMRAEIGGDEVLVGNRKLLEQFGVATGKVSRRASVLRKKGLTVLYVVRGGEILGLLGFDNQLRPESRAVVQRLKACGVRRVVLVTGDEENTAAELASRLDIEEVHASVMPEEKALIVEKLQAQGASVLMVGDGINDALALTGADVGIAMGAMGSEVAIEAADIALVTDDLQGITYVYSLSTATMRVIRQNFWIATGSNLLGAALGAAGILSPVMAGVLHIVHTLGVLGNSSRLLRHEPPALSDLPGSAAEAASAGDG, encoded by the coding sequence GTGAAAAATAGAGTCCGGATAAAACATAGTGTTGCGGGGCGTGTGCGTTTTTATGTGCAGGCACTGCGCCGTAATGACATACTGGCAGATTCCGTGTGCAGTGCCATGTTGCAGTACGACGGCATAGAGCATGTGCGCGCCAATACGGCCTGTTCAAGCCTTGTGGTGTTTTTCGTACCGGCACAGATGTCGGTGCACGATGTGACAGCCGGCCTTGAAGCCGTGATGGCGCAGAACCACGCTGCGCGGCAGCCGGTGTGCGAGCCTGCCTGTGCCTCCGGCTTATGCGGGGGTGTTGCCTGCAGGACAACGCGTACCGGATGCGATCCCGTGCGTCCCGCCGCCCGTAAGTTCGCTGTTCTCAGCGCGCTGATGGGCGGCGTTTTTGTGCGCCGGACAGTGCTGGGGCTGCCCCTTGCCGTCACCGCCTTCAGTCCGCTGGGGCTTGTGACCGTTGCTGCCTGCGTGCCGTTGTTCCGTCAGGCGTACAGGCAGATACGCCAGCGGCGGTTTACGCTTGAAGCATTTTTAGGTGCCAGCTGCGTGGCTGCCGTGGCTGCGGGAGAAGCTGTCACCGCGCTGGAGGTGCTGTGGATAAATTCCGGTGCGGACCTGCTCAAGGCATGGATCACGGAGCGTTCGCGCAAATCCATCTCTGATATTCTTACGGTGACGACACACCATACGTTTGTGCTGGTGGACGGTGTGGAGGTTGAGGCGGATGTGGCCTCGCTGCGCTGCGGCGATGTGGTGGTGTTCCATACCGGAGAAAAAATTTGTGTCGACGGCGAAATAGTGGACGGTGAAGCCCTGATTGACGAATCACCCATAACCGGCAGGCCGGATTTTGTGCCGCGCACGGTGGGAGACGAGGTGCTGGCCGGTGTTTTTGTACGTCAGGGAGTAATTTACGTCAGGGCGCGTTGCGTGGGCGACCGCACCTATCTGGCGCGCATGCTGCGGCGGGTGGAAGACGCACTGGAGCACAGGGCACCCATCGAAGGCGCCGCGGACAGGCTGGCAGCCCGTCTGGTAAAGCTGGGATTTGCCGCCACGGCGGCCACATTTGTATTCACCGGCAGCGCATGGCGGGCGTTCACTGTCATGCTGGTGATGGCCTGCCCCTGTGCAACGGTGCTTGCGGCGTCCACCGCGGTCAGTGCGGCCATGAGCGCCGCTGCACGCCGCAATATATTGATCAAGGGCGGCCGTTATCTGGAAGAGGCAGGCAAGGCCGATGTGGTCTGCTTTGATAAAACAGGCACTCTGACCGGCACAGCGCCGGTGCTTGCCGACATGGTTGTGTTTGCTTCTGAAAACACCGCGGGCGCGGCCGGACAGCCTGAAGACCTGCTGCTGCGTCTTTCCATGTCCGTCGAGATGCACAACCACCATCCGCTGGCGCAGGCCATAAAGGCCGAAGCGGAGCGCAGGGGGCTGCAGCCGGAACCGCACGCCGTATGCGAATATTTTCTGGGCAAGGGAATGCGGGCGGAAATCGGCGGAGACGAGGTGCTGGTGGGCAACCGAAAGCTGCTGGAGCAGTTCGGCGTGGCCACCGGCAAGGTTTCCCGCAGGGCGTCCGTGCTGCGCAAAAAAGGGCTGACGGTGCTCTATGTGGTGCGCGGCGGTGAAATTCTGGGTCTTCTGGGCTTTGATAACCAGCTGCGTCCGGAAAGCCGTGCCGTGGTGCAGCGCCTGAAAGCATGCGGAGTGCGGCGGGTTGTCCTTGTGACCGGCGATGAGGAGAACACGGCGGCGGAACTCGCTTCCAGACTGGATATCGAAGAGGTGCATGCCTCCGTCATGCCGGAAGAAAAAGCTCTTATTGTGGAAAAACTGCAGGCTCAGGGAGCCTCTGTGCTGATGGTCGGTGACGGCATAAACGATGCGCTGGCGCTTACCGGGGCCGATGTGGGTATAGCCATGGGAGCCATGGGGTCTGAAGTGGCCATAGAAGCGGCAGATATCGCACTTGTGACCGATGATCTGCAGGGAATTACCTATGTGTATTCCCTCAGCACGGCCACCATGCGTGTCATCCGTCAGAATTTCTGGATTGCCACCGGTTCGAACCTGCTGGGTGCGGCACTGGGCGCGGCGGGTATTCTTTCGCCTGTCATGGCCGGTGTGCTGCATATCGTGCATACGCTGGGCGTGCTGGGCAATTCATCGCGGCTGCTGCGCCATGAGCCGCCGGCGCTGTCAGATTTGCCGGGCAGCGCGGCAGAAGCGGCATCTGCAGGAGACGGATAG
- a CDS encoding cation transporter yields MDLELIMRLRRHFGIAHHIPGRLRVKFSLSLLSDPQARPLLDGAAAGGLPPAVRDVRVNPAARTAVIEYDAAAIRPALLDEAFRTQDGARFETLMQELKDSLKAA; encoded by the coding sequence ATGGATCTTGAATTGATAATGCGGCTGCGGCGCCATTTCGGCATAGCGCATCATATTCCGGGCAGACTGCGCGTGAAGTTCAGCCTTTCGCTGCTTTCAGACCCTCAGGCCCGGCCGCTGCTCGACGGTGCCGCCGCTGGCGGTCTGCCCCCCGCGGTGCGCGATGTCAGGGTTAACCCCGCGGCACGCACCGCTGTCATCGAATATGACGCGGCCGCCATCAGGCCCGCACTGCTTGACGAGGCATTCCGCACGCAGGACGGCGCGCGGTTTGAGACATTGATGCAGGAACTGAAGGACAGCCTGAAGGCTGCCTGA